The genomic region tGTTTTGCAATCAAtataaagtcatttatttttaaattatcaataaaataatcaactttacattaaaaaaaaatacaacaacaacaaaaaaccccttCACTTGTATTAAACTAAGCCCCAGGCCTCAACAAAGGCCTGTGATTAGAGCTTGTCTGCCCTTGTTGCTGGAGCCAGTCCGCCGTTCGACTTCATAGCCACGGGCAAGAGGGCACCCCCTTGGCTCTGTCTGAGTGCTGGGCAATGACGGAGTAAGTAGCCTTTGCAGAGGAAGCCAAGGGGCTGTGGCTGCATTAGGGTGCTCTCCCTATCCTAGAAAGTCAAGGCTGAAATATAAATCAGGGAGACTGGCAGAGACTGGGAATCTAAGGGGGACCGTCACTAGAAAATTACCTGGCTGTTGCTTCCCTCCATGACAAGAACAAGGGGAGACCAAGAACCTATCAAGCTTGTCAAACTGGTAGTGGACGAATTACTCGGTAGTCCCTGATCTCCCCCAACTGACTCAGCCCTGACAACAGGATCATCCAAAGGCCACATGAATGATCTCAGATTGCTATGGGATATTCTCAGGACAAGCCTCATCAATGCACTGGTGGGAAGAGGTACCAAAACTTGTCACACCTTCTGTCTGCTAAGCAGAATAACTTAACGGGGTCAACTTAGTCCCTACCCCAGAGATCCATGATCGTCCCAGTACTCATCCATAAAACAAGGTTTCTAAATGACACGGGAAGATATTTCTACTCTGATTCATTTGCAGATAAGCAAATGTCTCTTACCTAATTTTTAGCCTAGctcaaggttatttttttttttttttgaggttataATATCCTCCATTTCTAGTTTCCTACTTCCTGAGAGACATgggcatatatgtatatatatatctcacacacATGGTTATAAAAATACATCTGGAATACATGAAATGAGTGACTGTATATTTGCACCAGTCTTGATCATTTCCAGAGCCTGAGACTCAAGCACCTGTCCCTGGCCCAATTTTAAGTGCCTGGTTATTTCTGGCCTCAAGGCAATGGCTTCACAAAGCATCACTCCAATGGAGAACAGCCAGTTTCCAAGAGTTCGATATGGGAAACAAATATCCCATACCCTTAACCTTTACAAATGGTAACCTCATCGTGGATTATCTAGGATCATCATGGTGCCCCCTAGAGTAAACACGAGAGATTACGACATAAAGATTGAAGTTGGTCACCAAGCTAAACATACTAAGAGCTTAATTTAAGATTGAATTTCAAATAAGTCAGCTTCTAAGACCAAAACGACATCTGCCAGTTCCTCATATTTTCAAGATGTGGGGACAAGAAATTGTAAGGACTGAGATCCTGCCAAGTGAAAGGCTCAAGTCAAGTCTTATTGTTGCCACACTTGGAAGAATCCCTTTGCTTTGTTAAAGATGCCCCCCTAAAAAAATACACTGCAATTTCTGGGAGAATACTCCATGAGGTAGAAAATACAGCACCTTGAGAAGGTTTTGAATAGGCTTTCCAAGGTGCAAGGCATAATTTGACAcattcagaggaaagaaagagaagctggGGTGGTTTGCACAGTCCAGGAGAGAAGGCACTTCAGAGTTGGGGCAGGAGAAGGTTTTGAGGAGAACTCAGGGTCGCATCAGGTAGATTAGCTTCATCCGGGCTAAACTGTTTGCTGGGTCAGGTCCAAGGACGGTTACAAGGAGACAAGGGGACAGGTCCCACTCTCTCAGGAAGGCCATTCAAACTCCATTCCCGTCTGAAGACAAGGGTGGCCACACCAGGCTGGAGTGAAATCGGGTTCTaagagaggcaggggaaggaggagctGATCAGTGCACAGGATGATGGTGGAGAGCAACATTAAGACTTGGTCACAAACCTAGAAGGTGGAGACGAAAAATCAGACAAAACTGCAAAAAGGAGAGCAATGGTGAAGTCAACGCGAAACCTGAGAAATCTGGTAGACAAACCCCTGAGACGGGACCTGGGACTAAATCTCCTATTGTAAAAGAATCAAAAAGCCGTATTAtgcaagggaaaaataaacctcTGGGCCTTTTATAATCTTTCACACAGGCTGTCACATTCCCATCAAAGGACTTGCCAGAGGGAGGCCAAGTCACTCCATGAAAACACCTGTTCTATCTACAGGGCCCTCATTAGCACCTTTCAGATACAAGTTCCAGAACTTGAATCTTCTTCTCCATTATTCCCCTACTCCCCACTTGTCTTACAcagtgaaaagaacaaagagaaattcaGGGGTCATCACGGCTGTTCCATCTGAAGAGCTCGGTAGGCTTGGGTGAGTTTcgtaacttctctgagcttcagagtTTCCCatctgaaaatggggataatgttattatcctagaacagtacctggcacacagttggGGAATATAAACATAGgctgtcttccctccctcctgccctgagACCTCTTGTCCTCAGGCCACATGGATGGGGGGAGGGTGTCCAGACCTAAGCAGCCAGTCCTGACTTTATGGAATACACTACAATAAGCAACCCGACACTGCTCAGCAACGCAGATAAGTCAACTAAACACAATACGTGAACTAGTCTCCCCCTTTAAAAAGGATTCATTTACGTTCTCAAGATGAAGTTGATGTTCAGTGCTATAACCATCTCTCTTCAAGATCCTGTGGTCACACCTCACAAGGGGTCTCGAGAACCCTTTGAGACCCACTGAAGCCAAAATAAAGAAGAGGGTCGGCTCTGGGTGCCAACATGGAGGTACGTGTCAGGTATTTAAAAGATTGGTATCTAGTACCTCAGCAACCCAACTTCTCTGAATtcatcaaagagaaaatagaaatgagagaaatagagGTTTGTCATACTGTTAGTTGTCGCTAAATAGTAATAACAAATCTCCAACTTTGGGGAAATAATAACAAATTGAGAGTGTATTCACAATCTTGTGTTGAAAATTAGATTTGCGGAGAGATCTCAGTGATGCGGAATGAGACATACGATTTTTTAACTGGATCTAAAACCAGAGATAATACGGTCTAAGCCGTGCGAAACCACGTCTGAACGTGGACGTGCCAGAAGGCTATGAGCAATAACACTAAAAGTTCATTCTGTTCACCTTTTCTGTTTTATagggtttgcttgtttgtttttaacaatacatcctacattttatttggaaaagtaATATTTAAGAAGTCACAGAAGTGTTAACAGTCCCAACAACGAGATCATTGTTGTTATATCGCCACTATGGACATGAAGCCCTGATTCAGTGGTCAGTTCTATTCTTTCTACCagactttaaagaaattaatgtcCTAGACTTTAGATTCACTATCCTCCAAGGCTCTCTGGACTTTGAAGATGACGAAGAATGGATACCTGGTTTTACAAATGAAGCTAAGATGCCGTAGAGAACCTCCCCCCAGGCCCATCGTCAGCTGTGTGTTCACACCTGGCCCTGGCACTTAATATCTCTTCAAGCCTGAGTGTCTTCGTCCGTAAAATATGGGTAACGATAGTACCTACGTCAGGAGGACGTTACGTGGATTCAAGGACGTGTGTGTAAGGTGTTCAATACATGGTCTGGCACAACTCAACACTCAGAAATGTCAACCGCTATATCATTCAAGATCCAACTGGTCAGTCAGACAAAACCCCGCTGCCCCAAACCCCATTCCAAGGCTCTGTTTACACTGAAAAGCATATGGAGAGCAAAGCCCAACATCCATGAGTCAGCAAGAATTCAGAAGATAAAACCTGGATCCAGGACACAGATGGCACCCAATTAGGAGCATGCTTACTGAGCGAAGGGAGTGAAAATGTGGTGCTTGAATGTGCCAGGACAGGTGATAAGACAAAGAGCTGGGACAGAATCCGCAGGAGAGGAAACCAACAGGAGCCCAGCCCAGAAGAGAACTTTTCCCAGGGACCAGAACACCAGAACAGAATTTTAAGGAGACAAAAGAATGCACAGGCAATCGGAAGTTTGAGAGAGCTCAGTGCATCCAAGGACAGTCACAAGGGGCAAGCGGTGCCAAGTGAAATCCCAGGCCACTTTCTCAAGAGGGAGCCAATCCAGAGTCCCCGAGAACCTTCCATTTACTTACATTTCAGTGCAGCAGCCACTCAGGCCACCGTTATTTCAGCCCAACGGAAAGTCCAATAATCAATGCTAAAATGCCCAGCAACACAACTACTAGCACAATGATAATTATCAATTTCTGGAGAGAAggataagagaaacaaaacaaagcattatTACAAACAACCCAAAACAGTAATTCATCCAAAACCCAACCCATCTCACCTCTCCGTTGAAAGCATCTTATCAATCCAAATAAGAAGGCTACATCTCTACATAAAGACCTTCTATTaggatattttatatttctgaaattaCTTCCTGGTTGGCAAGGCCAGCAGATGGAAATACGGAGCTGCTCTCAGCTCACACTGCAGTCTTGGACATGTGCACAGAtaaaaacgacaacaacaactgTCTCCAAGCAGCTATAGGCCAAGGTATGACGTGaccagtttttccttttcaagaagtGTATATTTTTGAATAGACCTAATTTCAAACTTCCATCCGTCTTTCCCCTAAAGCACATGCCTGCCCATCAGACCTGATCCAGTGACTGGGGATCAGAAAGCGTGATTACAGACCTGTTGTGAGCCAGCCTGGATTCATCATATAAAATAACTTCCCAGCTCCCTGAATCCTTGCACAAGCAATAGGTAAAGTTGGAAGGAAATCAAAGAACTGAAGACCCAAAGTGTCAGAgcccaggagaaagagaaaagaacagccTACAAAGCACAAGCCACCAGAGATGGCTACCACAACGGGCAGAGAAGCTGAGAAGTCCTCAAGCAACGGGGGTACTGGAAGAGGGAGAAATGCACTGGTACGGTGGGAAGAGCGTGACTGGAATCGGACTTTGAATCCCACTCCTGTACTTACTAGGTGGCCCGAAGCCAACTATTTAACCTCTGACCCTCAGCTGTTTCATGTGTAAGTAGAAATAATAGGTGCTCCGTAAGAGAGGAGGTAATGTTACATGGCGATCAGCACAGCACTGGGTtcatggcagagagaagggggtgggggtggagcttGGTTAATGGAGTGGAAGAGGGCAAACAGGTTTCTGAAGAACAGAGGAGTCAAATGTAACATCTGAAAGGAACAGGAGAAGTCTAGCAGCCACACCGGGGCAACGCGTCCACCCTACAGAACGGCCTCCAAGTATGGGTTCTTGGGTAGAGAGTATGTAAGCCAGATCCATGCAAGAAACACCAGGGGAAGAAGGGCAGCTAGCTACTCTCACGGAAAGGCTGACGTAGGTGTTGGGAGGAAGCCAGGACACAGAGTGAAGGCACGGGCTCAAGGACACGGGTGCGGGTGCagaggaccagagagaggagaagcaaGCCAGACCGGTGGGGACTGAGGCGCTCACCCTCCGAGCTTCACTCTGATACTTGACAGCCTTTTTGGTGTCTGCCACGGCCCGTTCCACAAAGCCCACAGACTGGTCCATGTTGTTCTCGATACGGTCAATCATGGCTCCCTTTCCCCGGATGTAAGAGGTGGTGGCAgcagaaacagagacagggacagagaagagagaaagagcgagagaccGCGAGCAGAATGGACTTTCTTCTCTGAAGGCAGTGGGACAGTCTCACCTTCCGGGCCTGACCCTGGTACTTCACGGCTCTTTTAGTTTCTTCCCGTGCCTTCTCCACATGGTCCACTGTGTGCATGACATTCAGCTCTATGTTATCTAGCATCTCTCCCTGAGAAGAATGGACATGAGTCACGCCCCATAAACCCACCCCAGGACAGTCCTAGCTCACGTGGGGGAGGGAAGCATCCAGAAACCTTCTGTGGGGCACACATTCACATTTCCCATGGGAAGACCTAGGGGTCTCCGGTCCTTGGTGGTGGTCACTCATTCAAGCAACACTCTGAATGACTCCTGTGGAGCAGGTGCTGCCCGGGACACCTGTAGTACACCATCTAGATGCCTGGTAACTATGGATCTCACAGATCCCACCCCcgccattttgtttttaactgagcATGTGAGGAGAGGAACCAAAATGAGAGTATTTTGGGGCATAACTGGGATGCTGGCCTCTTGCTGGTCATGTAGACCTGAGCCAAGTTCATTTGGCCTGAGGCAAGTTTGCTGACTACTGCTGCAGAACAGTGCTGGCAAAAATAGTTGCTCGGTAAATATCCAAGGTGGGAATGTTTGCTTTCTCCAAGAGATACTCCCGGGCCCACTTAAGTGAACCCAAGTGATATTGGGTTTACCTAAGCTATTTGGTTACATGTTAGATCGACGTGGCTATGGAGGGACAGTGGTCTCTGAGCGAGATTCCCAACCATCTCTCAGCTGTTACTTCCCGACACGGAAGTTCGGTGACTCGGATTAATTCTGGGCATCTTAGGATGGGAACGCCCCTCACCTACCTAGACCTTCCCCAACCCAACCCGTTGCTTTACGGCACTCTGTAAACACAGAAAGGCACTCACCATCACTTGACTCTCAAACCAATTCCTCAGCAAGGCCgcgaggggagaaaaaagaagagtgggGATGGACGACGCACTTAAGGAATGGTCTCAAAGGCCAGAGGGGGCGGAGGAAAGAAAGGCACCTGGGCCCCGAGCAGGGACCGGCCTTCAAAAACCGGCCAAGCAGTGCCCGGGCTTCAGTTAGGTTTTGCAGCCCTCCCACAAAGGACGCGGGCCTCCATCCCTTCCAGGTGGCAGGGCAGCTGGAAGTTCATGGTAACACGGCGCATCTGGACACCGTGGTCGCCAGGACCGGCAGGCACCTGACCATGCGTGGAACCAGAGCCACACGCAGGTGTCACAGGCTGGCAGCCTGAGCAAAGACACCCAGGGACAGAATAAGCCATCAGACCATGAGTGTTCCAAGTCTTCCTATGAACATTATTCTCCTGTTGCTTCGTTCATTCCCTTATCTGCTCTTGTTCCTTAGCAAAAAGTGCCAAaatatgggggggtgggggggacatacaaaagaagacacaaaaatggacaaaaattaaACCCTCTGGCAAATCTAACTTTTCACTGTGAGGTGGCAGAATGACCCTGTCTTCAGTGTCACCAGTGAAACAGTTTGTACCCGGAGGCTGTTCTAAGGCACCCTCACCAAGAACCCACATCTCCagttagaagagaaaacagggggTGCTGAGGCTGGACCGCATCAAGGCCCCTAGTAAGTTTAAGTGACTGTGAGGCCAAAGGAGCAGCAAGAGTGACGGGGCTGACGGGGCACTCGGGGGGGTGTTCCTGGCCTGGACGCTGGGGTTCTGTTCCTCCATCATGCGAATTCCCGAGGACTCCCCCACTGCACCCCGGCCGGTGTTCTGGTCTCCCCACTTCTCAGGAGTGCCTGagcttccctccctcaccccacggGGGTGCCCGCTGCCCAGTTACCTGGTTCTCCACCAGCATGGCGATGTCCACGAACATGTCATGAAGCTCCTTGATGCTGCTCTCCAGCCTCACGATGTCCTTGTGCCGCCCCTCGATCTCGCTGAGGGCTTGCTTCGAAATCTGAGAGTCGATGATCTACAACAGGCCACACAAAGGCCGACTGTCAGCCCGCGCCCTGGCCAGAGGCCCCCGCCCCCCTGCACCTGCAGCCCTGCCCTTGCCAACCGCACGGAGCCCCACGGCAGCCTCCCTCAAGAGGGGCGTGCACCCCAGCTCCCGGACGCTCACCCCAGAAGTGAAGATGGCGGGGTTCCCACTCTCCAACATCTCCTCCAACTCCTCATCTGTGGTCTTTTTGCCGGCTTTAGCACAAAAGAGGTAGAGCGTCAAATGTGAGACCAAAGCACACCATTGCAAAAGTTCCCTGAAAACCAGGAACGCGGTGACTTCACTCTGAAGACTGTGGCCTTTACAACGCACCCCCGGGAGCCCCTGATCGTCTTGCTTCTGATTTCTCCCCTAATCCAGTCCAGCGCTAGCATTATGGGCGGTTACCTTCCTAAAGCATGTATCTGACCACAGCCCTTCCTAGCTCAGAAAGCTGACCGGCCCGTTCGCTGTGCCTCAGAGGCCCAGGAGCCGGTCCCTGGCCACAAGCCCTCCCTCCTGCACCTAACCCCACACTGCTACTCCCAAGGGTTCCCTCTCCCAGGCTGGACAACCTGCCACCCCCGCTAAACACACGTGCTTTTCTCGGACCCCTTCCTGGTCCACACCCTTCCTCCACTTAGAGCCGGTGGCACCCTGCAACGCCCTGAGTCCTTAACGGGCACGGCTGTCGGGATCAGTCTATTCCTTGCAGGGCCCGGCACCACACTCTGATCTCATAAATGTTCTTTGCTGTGAAAGAGACGacaaaaagaggggcgcctgggtggctcagtccgttaagcgtccgactcttgatttcggctcagatcatgatcaaaCGGtatgggggttcgagccccacatcaggctctacgctgacagcatggagcctgcttcagattctttctccttttctccctgcccctcccccactcgtgctcgcatgctctctctctcaaaaataaacattaaaaaagaaagagagacagagacgacAAAAAGATACCATGAGTCCCTAGGAGACGCCACGAATAAATGCTGGTGCCCACAGGGGCCAGAGGACCAAGCCTGACAAGCACCGTGCCACCCACGACGCTGCCCCAGGGACGCCGGTGCCCCAACGCCTCTCCTGGGCTTGAGTGCAAAAtacggggcggcgggggcggggggggggggggggcagccactGGCGGGGGTGCTGCTGCTCGCTCCCTGGGGTCTCCCGACTTGGGATGGACAGCCAGGTGGCAGGGAAAGGTGAAGGGACATGCACCAAACACGTACTGATTTCGAGCTGCCGCTGGATTCGCCCTTTGCTGCGTTCACGGAAGTCCACCTGAGCCTCGTTGTATTTGGTCATCACCTCCACAAACTTCCGGGACAGGACGGAGTGCTGTGGGAACCATGCCAAGTGCGGTAAGCCCCCACGAGCTGAAGGTCGGGGAGCCCCCACGGCGGCAGAGCCCACGTGCCCAGCCCCGCGTGGCTGTCTTGGCAGCACGGGACTTGGAATCAGAGGGGCAGGTATAAGGCTCAACGTTCCGCTTTCCTCACTCACACCATCGGAAGGGTCCGCCGACCCTTCCAGTTCACCTGCCCTGCTGACCTCGCATGGTAATCGTGGGGCCACGGGACAGCCCTGCATCCACAAGACTTGCCGCCACCCGGGCTTGCTTCCTAAAGCTGCCAGACTCCCTTCCTGCATCCAACACCTG from Panthera uncia isolate 11264 chromosome D1, Puncia_PCG_1.0, whole genome shotgun sequence harbors:
- the STX3 gene encoding syntaxin-3 isoform X3; the encoded protein is MGCSCLQIHIIFDLEGPSWERLWQMIEETRLNIDKISEHVEEAKKLYSIILSAPIPEPKTKDDLEQLTTEIKKRANNVRNKLKSMERHIEEDDVRSSADLRIRKSQHSVLSRKFVEVMTKYNEAQVDFRERSKGRIQRQLEITGKKTTDEELEEMLESGNPAIFTSGIIDSQISKQALSEIEGRHKDIVRLESSIKELHDMFVDIAMLVENQGEMLDNIELNVMHTVDHVEKAREETKRAVKYQGQARKVCDQVLMLLSTIILCTDQLLLPLPLLEPDFTPAWCGHPCLQTGMEFEWPS
- the STX3 gene encoding syntaxin-3 isoform X1 gives rise to the protein MKDRLEQLKAKQLTQDDDADEVEVAIDNTAFMDEFFSEIEETRLNIDKISEHVEEAKKLYSIILSAPIPEPKTKDDLEQLTTEIKKRANNVRNKLKSMERHIEEDDVRSSADLRIRKSQHSVLSRKFVEVMTKYNEAQVDFRERSKGRIQRQLEITGKKTTDEELEEMLESGNPAIFTSGIIDSQISKQALSEIEGRHKDIVRLESSIKELHDMFVDIAMLVENQGEMLDNIELNVMHTVDHVEKAREETKRAVKYQGQARKVCDQVLMLLSTIILCTDQLLLPLPLLEPDFTPAWCGHPCLQTGMEFEWPS
- the STX3 gene encoding syntaxin-3 isoform X2 encodes the protein MKDRLEQLKAKQLTQDDDADEVEVAIDNTAFMDEFFSEIEETRLNIDKISEHVEEAKKLYSIILSAPIPEPKTKDDLEQLTTEIKKRANNVRNKLKSMERHIEEDDVRSSADLRIRKSQHSVLSRKFVEVMTKYNEAQVDFRERSKGRIQRQLEITGKKTTDEELEEMLESGNPAIFTSGIIDSQISKQALSEIEGRHKDIVRLESSIKELHDMFVDIAMLVENQGEMLDNIELNVMHTVDHVEKAREETKRAVKYQGQARKNPISLQPGVATLVFRREWSLNGLPERVGPVPLSPCNRPWT
- the STX3 gene encoding syntaxin-3 isoform X4, with product MKDRLEQLKAKQLTQDDDADEVEVAIDNTAFMDEFFSEIEETRLNIDKISEHVEEAKKLYSIILSAPIPEPKTKDDLEQLTTEIKKRANNVRNKLKSMERHIEEDDVRSSADLRIRKSQHSVLSRKFVEVMTKYNEAQVDFRERSKGRIQRQLEITGKKTTDEELEEMLESGNPAIFTSGIIDSQISKQALSEIEGRHKDIVRLESSIKELHDMFVDIAMLVENQGEMLDNIELNVMHTVDHVEKAREETKRAVKYQGQARKKLIIIIVLVVVLLGILALIIGLSVGLK